The following are encoded in a window of Brevibacillus sp. DP1.3A genomic DNA:
- a CDS encoding phosphoglucomutase/phosphomannomutase family protein, producing the protein MTTIRFGTDGWRDIIADGFTVENARIVAQAIASYTKEIGQQEQPVLVGHDTRFLGRRFAEEVAAVLTANDIRTYLVNEAAPTPAVAFGVKHFAASGAIMITASHNPPEYNGIKYIPEYAGPATPAITQRLEEWITETYQAKSVRTISLAEAKARKLLQVIVLRPHYEAHLRRMINMDVLQNSSLSVVVDAMHGAGMGYVSGFLSEAGVKNIGIREVPDAAFGGDLPEPNDKHLHLLKKEVVERQASLGLANDGDADRFGVVDRFGQYITPNEALVLLTYHLRKNRGLTGRIVRTVATTHLLDRMAKHYGLELVETPVGFKYVGEEMRKGDVLIGGEESGGASILGHIPEKDGVLINLLLAEMCAHENKGIDQILRDVCEQFGELFHTRLDMKLPQKDQWVQQMITKPPALVGPYQVLEIQRVDGVKLLLEEGHWVLIRPSGTEPLVRIYCEATNATALQKLQDAIREWFLEINV; encoded by the coding sequence ATGACAACGATCCGTTTCGGTACGGACGGTTGGCGTGACATAATCGCAGATGGCTTTACTGTCGAGAATGCCCGCATTGTCGCACAAGCCATCGCCAGCTATACCAAAGAAATCGGACAACAGGAGCAGCCTGTTTTGGTCGGGCACGACACGCGGTTTTTGGGGAGACGCTTTGCTGAGGAGGTTGCAGCTGTCCTGACCGCGAATGACATTCGTACCTATTTGGTGAACGAAGCAGCGCCAACGCCTGCCGTAGCCTTTGGAGTGAAGCATTTTGCAGCGAGTGGCGCAATCATGATCACGGCCAGTCACAATCCACCCGAATATAACGGCATTAAATACATTCCGGAGTATGCTGGGCCTGCAACGCCTGCGATCACGCAAAGATTGGAAGAGTGGATCACCGAAACCTACCAGGCGAAATCGGTACGTACGATTTCCCTCGCGGAAGCAAAGGCCCGCAAGCTGCTGCAAGTCATTGTGCTGCGACCTCATTACGAGGCGCATCTTAGACGGATGATAAACATGGATGTTTTGCAAAACTCGTCCTTGTCCGTTGTTGTCGATGCCATGCATGGTGCAGGCATGGGCTACGTGAGCGGTTTTTTGTCAGAGGCGGGGGTGAAAAACATCGGAATTCGAGAAGTCCCGGATGCGGCTTTTGGAGGAGATTTGCCTGAGCCAAATGATAAGCATTTGCATTTGCTAAAAAAAGAAGTCGTAGAACGCCAAGCATCTCTTGGTCTTGCCAATGACGGGGACGCGGATCGCTTCGGAGTCGTCGACCGCTTCGGACAGTACATCACGCCAAACGAAGCACTCGTGCTCCTAACCTATCATTTGAGAAAAAATCGTGGTTTGACCGGACGGATTGTCAGGACAGTAGCGACTACGCATCTACTAGATCGGATGGCTAAACATTACGGTCTTGAGCTGGTGGAGACGCCAGTCGGCTTCAAGTATGTAGGTGAGGAAATGCGCAAAGGCGACGTGCTCATCGGCGGAGAGGAAAGTGGCGGGGCCAGTATTCTCGGTCACATCCCAGAGAAGGACGGCGTACTCATCAATTTGTTGCTCGCCGAGATGTGCGCGCATGAAAACAAAGGAATCGATCAAATACTGCGAGATGTATGCGAACAGTTTGGCGAGCTGTTCCATACACGGCTTGATATGAAATTGCCGCAAAAAGATCAATGGGTTCAGCAAATGATCACCAAGCCTCCTGCACTGGTTGGTCCTTATCAGGTTTTGGAGATTCAACGTGTGGATGGGGTCAAGCTGTTGCTCGAGGAAGGACATTGGGTCCTGATCCGTCCGTCTGGCACAGAACCGTTGGTACGCATCTATTGTGAAGCAACGAATGCGACGGCTTTGCAAAAGCTGCAAGATGCGATTCGCGAATGGTTTTTGGAGATTAATGTGTAA